The DNA region GTTCCCGCGCCGGCAGTGACACCGCTTTCCGGTCCGGCGCAGCTCTTATCCCCCGCACTTTCGGTCCGGCCCGCGGCCACCCGTCCGGCTCCCCAGCGCCCTTCCGCCGTCCTCTGACCCGCTGCCGAGCGCCCGTGCAGCAGGCGGTATAGTCTCCCCCGGGGCACACGTGTAGGCTGGGCAGTGCGGTCTGTAGTCCCTCTCCTCCCTGGAGTTCCAGGGGCGCGGCAAACCATCTGGTGCGGAACCACCCCCTGCGGCCTTCCGCTCGCTCGGCTAGGGCCGCCTTTGAACGCCGAAGGACGGGTCCCCACACTCCGAACCTGTGGAGGGCTGGTCTTCCGCCTCTAGGGGGCGTTCGTGCGCCCAGCGCCCTCTTCATAATTGAAGTCCCAGGTGTTTTGACTCCGCAGCTGCGCTGCAGTCGGGCTCGTTTCCTCTCACGGCTTATTCAGGACCTTCTAACACCGGCTGCTTTCCCTCCCCGTCCAGCTCTGCGAAGATGCCCGCGGGTGTGTCTTGGTCGTCTTACCTGAAAATGTTCGCTGCCAGCCTCCTGGCCATGTGCGCCGGCGCCGAGGTGGTGCATAGGTACTACCGACCAGACCTGGTGAGTGCCGGAGAGTCCTTGCGCCTCGCTTCTGGACCACTTCATTTTCACAGcggcaaagttcagttcagtggctcagtcatgtccaactctttgcgaccccatggactgctgcattcAGTCTTCCCGAATGCCCATCActaactccaggagcttgctcaaactcatgtccatcaagtggtgatgccatccaaccatctcatcctctgtcatccccttctcctcctaccttcaatctttcccagcattagggtcttttccagtgagtgagttctttgcatcaggtggccagtgtatcggagtttcagcttcagcatcagtccttcctaataaatattcaggactgatttcctttaggattgactgatctccttgcagtctaagggactctcaagagtcttctccagcaccacagttcgaaagcatcaattctttggtgctcagctttctttatagtccaactctcacatccatacatgactattggaaaaaccatagctttgaccagacagacctttgtcagcaaagttatgtctctgctttttaatatgctggctaggttggtcatagcttttcttccaaggagcaagtgtcttaatttcatggctgcagtcactatctgcagtgattttggagcccaagaaaataaagtctgtcactgtttccattgtttccccatctgtttgccatgaagtaatgggactggataccataatctgagttgtttgaatgttgagctttaagccaactttttcgctctcctctttcactttcatctctcctcactttcgctctcctctttgctttctgctgtaagggtggtgtcctctgcgtatctgaggttattgatgtttctcccggcagtcttgattccagtttgtgcttcagccctgcatttcacatgttgtactctgcgtatgagttaaataagcggggtgacaatatccagccttgacatattcctttcccaatttggaaccagtccattgttccatgcctggttctaactgttgcttcttgacctgcatacagatttcttaggaggcaggtcaggtggtctggtattcccatgtcttgaagaattttccacagtttgttgtgatccacacagtcaaaggttttggcatagtcaataaagcagaagtcaatgtttttctggaactcatttgctttttctatg from Bos mutus isolate GX-2022 chromosome 5, NWIPB_WYAK_1.1, whole genome shotgun sequence includes:
- the UQCC6 gene encoding ubiquinol-cytochrome c reductase complex assembly factor 6 isoform X3; the protein is MPAGVSWSSYLKMFAASLLAMCAGAEVVHRYYRPDLRIPEIPPKPGELKTELLGLKERQQEHQNSTVPRTL